A single window of Salvelinus namaycush isolate Seneca chromosome 11, SaNama_1.0, whole genome shotgun sequence DNA harbors:
- the LOC120055909 gene encoding cytochrome P450 7B1, whose translation MLEFVLPLLFGFLALYLISVRFSRTRRDGEPPLVNGWIPFLGKALEFRKNAHGFLAEHKEQHGDVFTVLIAGKYMTFIMNPLLYPYVIKHGKQLDFHEFSDQVAPVTFGYPPVRSGKFPGMDEHIQRSFRLLQGDNLDNLTESMMGNLMLVFHKDYLDGESEWRTESMYQFCNSVMFEATFLTMYGKPAHTNRHSGMVTLRQDFVKFDNMFPLLIARIPISLLGGTKTIRDKLINYFHPQRMSTWSNTSGFIKERAALFEQYDCMGDVDKAAHHFAILWASVGNTVPATFWAMYYLLTHPEALAVVREEIHCVLKVSGLEADHNRDITFTREQLDSLLYLESSINESLRLSSASMNIRVAQEDFSLRLEGERSIGVRKGDIISLYPQSMHMDPEIYENPEMYKFDRYVEDGKEKTDFYKDGQKLKYYRMPFGSGSTKCPGRYFAVNEIKQFLSLLLLHFDMEVVEGQEPCSLDSSRAGLGILLPATDVQIYYRPRQAREEEGDLCIKEE comes from the exons ATGTTAGAGTTTGTTTTACCTTTGTTGTTTGGCTTTTTGGCACTCTACTTAATCAGCGTGCGGTTCAGCAGAACAAG GAGAGATGGGGAGCCTCCACTTGTAAATGGTTGGATTCCATTCCTTGGGAAGGCTTTGGAGTTTCGAAAGAATGCACATGGATTTCTTGCAGAACATAAGGAGCAACATGGAGATGTATTTACTGTGCTGATTGCTG GTAAATACATGACGTTTATAATGAACCCGTTGCTGTATCCGTATGTCATCAAACATGGCAAACAGCTGGACTTCCATGAGTTTTCTGACCAAGTGGCCCCCGTGACGTTCGGCTACCCCCCTGTCAGGAGCGGCAAGTTCCCCGGAATGGACGAGCACATCCAGAGGTCCTTCCGCCTTCTGCAGGGCGACAACCTCGATAACCTGACAGAGAGCATGATGGGAAATCTCATGCTTGTGTTCCATAAAGACTACCTGGATGGGGAGAGCGAGTGGAGGACTGAAAGTATGTACCAGTTCTGCAATTCGGTCATGTTTGAGGCTACATTCCTGACCATGTATGGCAAGCCTGCCCACACCAACAGACACAGCGGAATGGTGACGCTCCGACAGGACTTTGTCAAGTTCGACAACATGTTCCCCCTCCTCATCGCCAGGATCCCCATCTCTTTGCTGGGAGGAACCAAGACCATCCGGGATAAACTCATCAACTACTTCCACCCTCAGAGGATGTCTACATGGTCCAACACGTCTGGGTTCATAAAGGAAAGAGCAGCACTGTTTGAACAGTATGACTGCATGGGAGACGTAGATAAAGCAG CTCATCATTTTGCCATTCTATGGGCATCGGTGGGAAACACAGTTCCAGCCACCTTCTGGGCCATGTATTACCTGTTGACACACCCAGAGGCCCTTGCAGTAGTGCGTGAGGAGATCCATTGTGTCCTGAAGGTCTCAGGACTAGAAGCAGACCACAACCGAGACATCACCTTCACCCGAGAACAGCTGGACAGCCTACTGTATCTTG AGAGCTCCATAAACGAGAGTCTGCGGCTGTCTTCAGCCTCCATGAACATCCGTGTGGCCCAGGAGGACTTCAGCTTGCGGCTGGAGGGAGAGCGCTCCATCGGCGTGAGGAAAGGAGATATCATCTCCCTGTATCCCCAGAGCATGCACATGGACCCCGAGATCTACGAGAATCCAGAG ATGTACAAGTTTGACCGATACGTTGAAGACGGAAAAGAAAAGACGGACTTCTATAAGGACGGCCAGAAGCTGAAGTACTACCGGATGCCATTTGGCTCGGGCTCCACTAAGTGCCCAGGAAGGTACTTTGCTGTGAATGAGATAAAGCAGTTCCTATCTCTGCTGCTGCTTCATTTTGACATGGAGGTTGTGGAGGGGCAGGAGCCGTGTTCCCTGGACTCTAGCCGtgctggcctgggtatcctgctCCCTGCCACAGACGTCCAGATCTACTACAGACCACGTCaggccagagaggaagagggggacctCTGTATAAAGGAAGAATAA
- the LOC120055294 gene encoding class E basic helix-loop-helix protein 22-like, with protein sequence MARKRGVGSPLGTSWTQASSRISNAGNPLNQVNLRGRTVLYHIKPSLDKCNIKKVSRRIQGNHKWSRKSGGREVLHKGPAFGRKRVDSFRSGSSIGLSPSPRDRQSSMSFDQEHSQPGTMAGVQAGTLGFPSESLCVKYGEFLKHTAAAAAAAESSGGEQSQDDDSDGIGRSDMVLFPEERLMASMAKCDAGKKHKEQKVLRLNINARERRRMHDLNDALDELRSVIPYAHSPSVRKLSKIATLLLAKNYILMQAQALEEMRRLVTYLNHGPGVTAANTSGAPRLGLYDQQTGYPFSAGTPDPFHSNANLFNKHFNHKP encoded by the exons atggcccggaagAGAGGTGTTGGGTCCCCGCTAGGGACATCCTGGACGCAGGCCTCATCGCGGATTTCCAATGCCGGCAACCCGctcaaccag GTGAACCTCCGAGGGCGCACTGTACTGTATCATATTAAACCGTCACTGGACAAGTGTAACATCAAAAAAGTGTCGCGCAGAATCCAGGGCAATCACAAGTGGTCGAGAAAGAGTGGGGG GAGAGAAGTTCTTCACAAAGGTCCAGCGTTTGGGCGCAAAAGGGTGGATTCTTTCAGATCGGGCTCTAGCATAGGACTGTCTCCCTCTCCCAGAGATCGACAATCATCCATGAGTTTTGATCAGGAGCACTCACAACCGGGGACAATGGCCGGAGTTCAGGCGGGAACACTTGGCTTCCCATCTGAATCGTTGTGCGTAAAGTACGGGGAATTTTTAAAACACACCGCTGCCGCCGCAGCAGCCGCTGAGAGCAGTGGCGGGGAGCAGAGTCAGGATGATGACAGTGATGGCATTGGCAGGAGTGACATGGTGCTTTTTCCTGAGGAAAGGCTCATGGCATCAATGGCCAAATGTGACGCAGGTAAGAAACACAAAGAGCAGAAAGTGCTGCGGCTGAACATTAACGCccgtgagaggaggaggatgcatgACCTGAACGACGCGCTCGATGAACTGAGGTCGGTGATCCCCTACGCGCACAGCCCGTCCGTACGGAAGTTATCCAAAATAGCCACTTTGCTGCTCGCCAAAAACTACATCCTCATGCAAGCGCAAGCACTTGAAGAGATGAGAAGACTTGTCACTTATCTTAACCATGGACCCGGCGTTACCGCGGCGAATACATCTGGTGCACCCCGATTAGGGCTCTATGACCAGCAGACAGGATACCCGTTCTCTGCTGGGACTCCAGACCCTTTCCATAGCAATGCAAATCTCTTTAATAAACACTTCAACCATAAACCTTGA